A portion of the Coriobacteriia bacterium genome contains these proteins:
- a CDS encoding hydrogenase formation protein HypD, with product MLDLSGFRDPKLGKELIARINDIAPAALERCDGHIRLMEVCGTHTVALARAGIRSILPEGIKLVSGPGCPVCVTANEDIDTVIALSRLDDVIITTFGDMTRVPGSTSSLNEEKAAGRDIRIVYSPLDGLRCAQENPDREVIFVGVGFETTTPLIASTIKRAEAAGIENFSVFAAHKTVPHTLEALVNDPEVAINALILPGHVSTIIGRTPYEFLARDYGIPGCIMGFEPNDLLSGIAILLRMLARGEANIVNDYRRGVQDEGNVDAQATIAEAFEPCDATWRGLGLIPDSGYRLREKYARFDALAKFSPIIEPTIEPKGCRCGDVLRGVMDPSECPLFATACSPEHPIGPCMVSSEGSCAAFYKYLR from the coding sequence ATGCTCGACCTCTCCGGATTTCGCGACCCCAAGCTCGGCAAGGAGCTCATTGCCCGCATCAACGATATTGCCCCGGCAGCTCTCGAACGCTGTGACGGGCACATCAGGCTCATGGAGGTCTGCGGCACGCATACGGTCGCACTCGCCCGAGCGGGCATCCGCAGCATTTTGCCCGAGGGCATCAAGCTTGTCAGCGGTCCTGGTTGCCCCGTCTGCGTCACGGCCAACGAGGACATCGACACGGTCATCGCGCTTTCGCGTCTCGATGACGTCATCATCACGACCTTCGGCGACATGACACGCGTGCCAGGCTCAACTTCCTCACTCAACGAGGAGAAAGCCGCCGGACGCGACATCCGCATCGTCTACTCCCCCCTCGATGGACTGCGCTGCGCACAGGAAAATCCCGACCGCGAGGTCATCTTCGTGGGCGTTGGTTTCGAGACCACGACGCCGCTCATCGCCTCTACCATCAAACGCGCCGAGGCGGCCGGCATCGAGAACTTCAGCGTCTTTGCCGCGCACAAGACCGTACCGCACACGCTCGAAGCGCTCGTCAACGATCCTGAGGTCGCCATCAATGCCCTCATACTGCCAGGGCACGTCTCGACCATCATCGGCCGCACGCCCTACGAATTCCTCGCGCGTGACTATGGCATTCCCGGATGCATCATGGGCTTCGAGCCAAACGATTTGCTGAGCGGCATTGCGATCTTGCTGCGCATGCTCGCACGCGGTGAGGCGAACATCGTGAACGACTACCGGCGTGGCGTGCAGGACGAGGGCAATGTCGATGCCCAGGCGACCATCGCCGAGGCCTTCGAGCCCTGTGATGCCACCTGGCGCGGTCTGGGCCTCATCCCCGATTCTGGCTACAGGCTGCGCGAGAAGTACGCCCGCTTCGATGCGCTTGCCAAGTTCTCACCCATCATCGAGCCGACGATCGAGCCCAAGGGTTGCCGCTGCGGTGATGTGCTGCGCGGCGTCATGGACCCGAGCGAGTGTCCGCTCTTTGCCACGGCCTGCAGTCCGGAGCACCCCATTGGCCCTTGCATGGTCTCGAGCGAAGGCTCCTGCGCCGCGTTCTACAAGTACCTGCGATAG
- the hypC gene encoding HypC/HybG/HupF family hydrogenase formation chaperone, whose protein sequence is MCLAIPAQVTELDEKQMMGTVDIMGVTREVALDLVPKVKVGDWVLVHAGYGIEIIDEQFANETLELIRQFPELIDEDHPGMGAGVA, encoded by the coding sequence ATGTGCTTGGCAATACCCGCTCAAGTCACCGAGCTTGATGAAAAGCAGATGATGGGCACCGTTGACATCATGGGCGTCACGCGCGAGGTGGCACTTGATCTTGTCCCCAAGGTAAAAGTCGGCGATTGGGTACTCGTGCATGCCGGCTACGGCATCGAAATCATCGACGAGCAATTCGCCAACGAAACGCTCGAGCTCATCAGGCAATTCCCCGAGCTCATCGATGAGGACCACCCCGGCATGGGCGCAGGTGTCGCCTAA